The genome window GTCAACAGTACAGGTATACTGTTTGTAATcgtatagatctagatctaaaCTAGATCTTTGTCTTGCAGGTTATTACTGCTTGCTTCGAAGCACTGTATGCTGAGCACAAGAACATACAGGATCTAAGAAGGAATGAGTGAACAAATGACATTCAATGTGTATTAGAAAAtctacagtagatctagtgctAGTGATACTGTTACATGTTTCAGCTGAACCACAGTGCTGATATAGCATGTTCTCTGTGTGTCATTGCATACAATGATTATAACACACAACAAAATAGTAAATAGTCTACCCTAGCCCTACATATGAGCCTctttcacaaggcctcaaaagGAGAGGAAGAGTGGCCTGGGACCTGGCTTGTCCCCCGCCCACTTCTCTCCTGTAGAGCTAGAGTTTAAAGGTCACCAACTATCAACTTCTGTAGAGCCATAGATAAACGAgatagagggattggaaacgacaaAACTCCTCGAATACTATCCGCGTttcgctgcggtttaatcgaggcttacgtTTGATTATGGCTGAGGCTCAGGCTAGGACAAAGACACCTTCAAACAAACCATCTATGAAGAAGCCATCGAACAAGAAAATAGAAGACGAGTTGGAAATTGTGTTGAATGCTATTGGATGTGTGTTAAAGACGGAAGAAGAAATTGATGTTAAAGTAGAAAGTAAAAGATCTATACAACAAGTTGTGGAATTGTCACAGTCAGCTGAAAAGAAGGCCATACTTCAAACATTTTGTCTGGAACTAGTAGCTGTGATAAACAAAACACTGAAGCACTTTGGGAGAGTCAGAGAACACACAGCAAAAGAGCGAGCTCAAACATTATTCTTCACGTCATCACAGCAGGAACTACCTGGTGTATGGAAACATGGTTGTGCCCAGCTAGGAATATCAGTTGTCAGTGTACATCAACAGCAGTCAGTAAATCGAGTTTTGTTCGAAAAAGTTTTGGCTAGGAGTCTAAGTCACTGTGAAGATAATTCAAGTAAGCTTACCCGTAAACGAGAAGATCTTTCATGTGACGAATGTAATGCTGTTAGATATGCAGCCGGCTATACAACAAAAAAGCTATTAGAAGTGTATAAAAAAGTTAATTCATGTACTGCTGCTAACTTTGTTGAATGTCTCTCTCAAATGAAAATGGTGGGTCATCGACATGGAAGTATTGAAGACTGCTCTTTTTACGACTTTTCAATGGAATGGATGGCAAACATTGACAGAGGTGGACTGTTCTACGTAGATGACAAAAGTTTTATGCTGTTTAAAGCTATTGAAATAAAAACACAAGAATTGCTCCCACAGCACTTACGAACACAACAAACGAGCAGTAAGGAGTTGATTGCTGAAGTAGTAGCCGATGATGATGTACAATTTTGGTGGTCTATGATATCCATTGACATTGATTTAGAGATTGAACAATCACAATTGCTGGAGGAGATAATTGAAAAGTGGATAACTATGAGAGGTTTTTCAATGGTGTCTTCTTGGCTTGAGCAGTACAAGCTAGCCAAGCAAAAGAATGTCAAAAGATCAAAAAGTCTCAGAAAAGATCTCAGTACTGACTAGCTGTAGCTGGATCAGTGTATTAAAGCGGCCATTCTAGAATGTCTGTGTTTTTTGCCAAAAAGTCAGGAAATTAGGGAGTGCTTGCATTTACCAATTTCTGGATTCTTAAATCTTTAAATTTCCATTAATGCGAGTTTCCAGAACCCAACGTTTCCTGGTATTTTGAAAACACGAGGGGGAGATATTTTAATATTACAACCCCTGGCAGTTAACTTGTAGTACTCAGTTAATGTTAAACACTCTATAATGATTATGAGCAAGTAAAATGGCTCTTAGACTATAGATAAGCTTCTAGAGAGTTCGTTATTCTAATGAACTCAGCAATTGCATATGAATATGCTTGTCCATTTCCTGATACCACATTACTAAAGATGTCCCCAAAACGACAGCGAGAGAGGAAATATTGCTCCCTTTTCATAATTAGATCCTGTCGATCCTTGAGTGGATCGCAACCAAAAAGTCCAAACTCTCTTAGCTGACCACCTTGAGAACGGTATGCATCTGCAGCTTCATCAGTACCCGGTACTTCCCCATCTGGAATGGGTATAGTTTCATAACGCTGCACCTGCAAATGATTGGGTACTCCTCGACCTGTATCACATATTATAATAGCGCATGTGTCATCAATAATAATGTCATTACATTTACCTGGTATAGAATGATGATTCCAAGCTGCAACAAACAATGATAATCCATGATAAGCAACATTGCACGTAACAAACGAAACACAAAATTTTGTAGTTTCATCACTCATGTTAATCAGATTAGTAGCTTCCATTGATATCAAGTGTCGCTTTAGGGGGTAGTTAATACGAGAATTTACTTCAACCCAAATGCGTTCAACAGTGTGGTTCTGTAGAGAGAAAAGTTAATGCATGTAAGCAATATCAGTACCCTTACTTCTGTTGAAGGAGATTGAACGTAAGGAAGAATATCCCGAGGGCCAACACGACAACGAAGTGCTTCTTGTACATACAAAAGAAGATAAAATTCTCTTCCATGGTCGACTCGAATTTGCTTCCAAAGACCATACGTTTTAGTAGATGACCTGATATGGAAATTATACGTGTTACTGATGTAACTATTATTCAATGAGTTGAACAATACCTCAAAATACTGTCGTATATAGCCAAATTGTTCTTGACTGGCATTGTACAGTAAGCAATTATCTTGCCTGAATATCCATCCCTTGCAACTATGTGGGTAGCACCAAACATTGTGATCTTTTCATTTTGGTCAATATGAAGTTTATGCCCAAAGTGGAGAGCCGAGTATTGCAGTGGATTAGTACGGTCTAAGGTGTCATTCCGCCGCTGATCATATTGCAAAGGGGCCACTCTCTGTAAGGACTCTGAAACTCTTTTCTCAGATACCTTAATACCTTTAGACTCAAGCACACCCTTTAACATTCTCCGGCCATACACATGTCCAACCTGcaagtcataattaatttagaAATGTTTTTTGTGGTACTTAGCTAATTACGCACATGGACTGTATTCTCCGGTGCTACGGTAATATTCTTAGTATTAAGCCCTATACTACGTTTAGCTTACTTCAGTAACAGCACATTCGACTACAGCATCTACTTGAGCAGAATCTGGTTTATGAATGCCATTTTCAGAGCAGAATCGCCGAACACTTCTTGCAGAGAAGCCTCTTATTCCTGGAAAGCGGGTCTTGAGTGTATTACTTATATCTTCGTGGGTCATACCACTTGTAACCATTTCAAACACTTCATCCACATCCATCCTTCTTAGCCTCGATACACGCCTGGATTCGAATTAGCCGCACCCTAGCCTAATAAATATTTTGCGATTGCTTTTTAAATAGAtaaatctacatgtagatcaacATACGGTCAAAAGCACATGGCCTGGGCACAAAATTGCAAGTGTCCTCTCTATTTAGCTCTATGCTGCGCTGATACCGTGAAAGAAGGGCCTAGGAACATGAGTTCGAGTGTAAGCAACTTGTACAACTACAGCCTGTATACCATAGAGAAAGATGGCAAAACCGTGAAGCTCAAACCATCACAGCTAACTACTCAAGTTATTGGTAAAGTGTTTGGACTGTTCCCCGATTCCATTATTTTGATTTCTGACGATGGGTTTGTGGAAACACCAGACCATGAGGGAAAGTTTCTTGATGTAGATGACCTATCAAAGTGGGTTGTGAACGGGGATTCGCTCAAGGCAGATGGTTTGCCTCAAGACCAGCAAGTAGCCTCTTTCTCTTAccagcctccttcacaagcaACATCACAAGCAACATCACGAAAAAGAGGACGACCGCCAAAATGGAGTCCAAAGTTCACGTCAGCCTTGCTAGGTGCAAGCTCTGCCTCAGGACAGAAGCCACCTGGAGTTCGAGCTCGAGCTGAACCGAGTGTTGATGGTGCAGGCCCTTCCACAATGTCTTCAAGTTCTAGCAGCCGTCCCGAATGGAGAAAGTATATTGAGGTGTGCAAATGGAATGAAGCTGATAAACAATGGAAGAAAGTGAGCAATGTCCCCATCGACCTTTCTGAGGAAATTGCCAGCGTTCCAAATGTGTCGAAGATGGTTAGTGACGAGCTATTCAATGGTGAAGAATGCGTACTTATGGACATAGACTACCTGAAGATACCGAATACTTCTACTACTCGAGGTAAGAAGCTCGATGTATTCATTGTGCTGACTCTTTAATAACTTGTTAATTCAGCAGTTACTGATTATGCCATTACTAGTGCTTACTTTCTCTATCCAGGATCAAGGTTTTGGAAAACCTCCAAACGTATTCGAGCCGTTAGAAAATCTGAAGTAAAGAAAGGAAGGGTTATTTCCTTGGACTCGAGCTCTGATAGTGATTTTGATTTTGCCCCACAGCACAGAGCAAAAAAAATGTCTCTACCATTGGCACCATCTTCCCTAGGCACTATGGATAAAACTGTATTCGAATGCCTCGTATGCAAGTCTCAGACATCATTCCCAGCTGTGGTGTCTCCCTGTTGTAATGTTATTTtggggtgtgaggtgtgtgtggcacAATGGCTGGAGGCCCAGTCAACCTGCCCACATTGTCGTGCCTCTTTGACTCTCAAGGACTGCCCAAAGTTACCCCTTGTAAGAAGCTTCCAAGAATTTCTTCGAAAGCATACGCCTTCTCCATTGTCAAGCTCTGACTAATGAACATTTATTGGTGAACTTGTATCCCTGTTGTGTTTTCATCAAGAGTATATGTATACTCTTGTTTCATGCATTTATTCTTATTCTTATTCTTATtcttgttattattattattatgtgaacttCACAGCCTTTCAACTGAAACGGGCTAacaattttgagcactgcgggGGATGTGTAGATATGTAAGCAAGATTGAaccttgcataattataagatagccaaactcTTATAGACATTGTGACAAAGTCCCAGACCTGGCTGGAAACCGTTGCATggtcttttctctccctaTAACTGATTACCAATTTTTTTTGCTGTTctaccacaaacccaccaccctATGTTGCTATGGAAatatacacaatggtatcagcacattatcttagaaatgttccaaacAGGAGATATGACTGGTATACAATTATTCACCTATTGCACAAACTTATAACTGCCACAGGGGTTGTAATGTTAAAATTTCTCCCCCTCGTGTTTTCAAAATACCAGGAAACGTTGAGTTCTGGAAACTCGCATTAATGGAAATTTAAAGATTTAAGAATCCAGAAATTGGTAAATGCAAGCACTCCCTAATTTCCTGACTTTTTGGCAAAAAACACAGACATTCTAGAATGGCCGCTTTAATACACTGATCTGATctagctgtgtacatgtattaatactTTGGTGCAATATTATGTTTCTCTCGTTTTAGGGATATTACTTATCTAATTACAAGTATGTATTGAAGTTACGATAGTAATTAATACAGTCATGGAATTATAGAGTTAAAAACAACATGAAACACAATAATACATACAACACACCCTACTTATGTCTAGGTCTCTTCTTAAGGGGAGTGTCATCAACTACTTCCTCTTCATTAAATAGCCTTCTCTTTTTAGACGAATTTCCCCTTACTGGTAGCATGGAAAGACTGCCTTGAACTCGAATTGATTGGGAAGATTGCAAGCAAGATTGTAGAGTAGGGTTAGTACAAAATCCTCCTCTACTACGCAACTGTCCAAAATAGTTTTCTAATGGATCTTGAGAGAAACATTCGCTGAGTAAGTATCGACCAGACACACATGGTAGACTAAACAAGTATCGAATGACAGCCACAAATGATTTCACTGCAAAAATAGATATGCAcatacctatacatgtatgtatatgctATATGTAATTACCAGTAATCCTTAATCCTTCCCTAGTTGCCCTGCTCAGAAGCATTGTTGGTTTTTCTGCCTTCGGTACATCAGTTCTTGTTTCCACACTATCCTCCCATTCTTTGAGGTATCCTAGGAAATCTTTTTCCAACCACTGCAATagaagtgtgtgtacagtgtgttatAAATGGTATGTTGCCATTTTAATCTTACATTTAGGCGTGCATCGTCAGCATCTTCATATGGCTTCAAGTTGTGTTTTCTCCGTTTTAAGTATACTTTTGGGTGACGTACATTAAGACAGTCGAACAACTTATCCATCATGCGCACGAATCTTTGCGTTTCAAATGTGTCCACAGACCCTTGCATACACAATCCTTCAGCGACTGATTCACTTAATACCTGTGCATAACGATGTATTAATTTAATAACAAGGCATTTCCTTACCTCGGCTGCAAGGCTCACTTTCATTCTTGAATACGAATTTAGATCAACATGTTCTTTCGAAAGTTTTTTAAGAAGAAATAGTCCCTCTGACCTCTTTCCCATTGATACTTTGCCATTGTAGAGGGAGCGCAAATGATCCCAGCTAATATGTTTGCCATTGATCTGTGAACAGATTCATAATTTGAAAGAGCAAACAACCACATGATTTATACTCACCCACAGTTTTCTTGTCCATCCATGCCCAAAGGAATGTGACCAACAATTACGCGTTGTTTTAATAAGGTGAGGGATGTCTGAAAAGAAGTGAATGTATCGTTCTTCAGTAGTATATGGATTTTTAACTCGGTGACAAACATCATCCTTACTAACAGAGTGTATATTAAATAGCTTTCGATTTGTTGAAGCGCCATCTCCGGTTACTGCTATTACTTTAAAACCAAGTCTCTCTAATCGTTCTATTGC of Halichondria panicea chromosome 9, odHalPani1.1, whole genome shotgun sequence contains these proteins:
- the LOC135340850 gene encoding uncharacterized protein LOC135340850 isoform X2, which encodes MDVDEVFEMVTSGMTHEDISNTLKTRFPGIRGFSARSVRRFCSENGIHKPDSAQVDAVVECAVTEVGHVYGRRMLKGVLESKGIKVSEKRVSESLQRVAPLQYDQRRNDTLDRTNPLQYSALHFGHKLHIDQNEKITMFGATHIVARDGYSGKIIAYCTMPVKNNLAIYDSILRSSTKTYGLWKQIRVDHGREFYLLLYVQEALRCRVGPRDILPYVQSPSTENHTVERIWVEVNSRINYPLKRHLISMEATNLINMSDETTKFCVSFVTCNVAYHGLSLFVAAWNHHSIPDGEVPGTDEAADAYRSQGGQLREFGLFGCDPLKDRQDLIMKREQYFLSRCRFGDIFSNVVSGNGQAYSYAIAEFIRITNSLEAYL
- the LOC135340850 gene encoding uncharacterized protein LOC135340850 isoform X1 gives rise to the protein MDVDEVFEMVTSGMTHEDISNTLKTRFPGIRGFSARSVRRFCSENGIHKPDSAQVDAVVECAVTEVGHVYGRRMLKGVLESKGIKVSEKRVSESLQRVAPLQYDQRRNDTLDRTNPLQYSALHFGHKLHIDQNEKITMFGATHIVARDGYSGKIIAYCTMPVKNNLAIYDSILRSSTKTYGLWKQIRVDHGREFYLLLYVQEALRCRVGPRDILPYVQSPSTENHTVERIWVEVNSRINYPLKRHLISMEATNLINMSDETTKFCVSFVTCNVAYHGLSLFVAAWNHHSIPGRGVPNHLQVQRYETIPIPDGEVPGTDEAADAYRSQGGQLREFGLFGCDPLKDRQDLIMKREQYFLSRCRFGDIFSNVVSGNGQAYSYAIAEFIRITNSLEAYL
- the LOC135340849 gene encoding uncharacterized protein LOC135340849; the encoded protein is MAWAQNCKCPLYLALCCADTVKEGPRNMSSSVSNLYNYSLYTIEKDGKTVKLKPSQLTTQVIGKVFGLFPDSIILISDDGFVETPDHEGKFLDVDDLSKWVVNGDSLKADGLPQDQQVASFSYQPPSQATSQATSRKRGRPPKWSPKFTSALLGASSASGQKPPGVRARAEPSVDGAGPSTMSSSSSSRPEWRKYIEVCKWNEADKQWKKVSNVPIDLSEEIASVPNVSKMVSDELFNGEECVLMDIDYLKIPNTSTTRGSRFWKTSKRIRAVRKSEVKKGRVISLDSSSDSDFDFAPQHRAKKMSLPLAPSSLGTMDKTVFECLVCKSQTSFPAVVSPCCNVILGCEVCVAQWLEAQSTCPHCRASLTLKDCPKLPLVRSFQEFLRKHTPSPLSSSD